In the Streptomyces spororaveus genome, GAGAGAATCAGCAGGTGGACGCCTTTCGCACCCCCGATGCCCCGCCGTCGCCGACGCCCGTGCCCGCGGGGCCGGGGCAGCCCGGGCCGGCGTCCCCGTCCCGGGCCATGCGCCTCGCCGTCCCGGCGTTCTACCTGGCCGGAGTCACCGCCGCGTTCGCGTACGTGGGCGCGGTGGATCCCAACGAGCCCGGCCACTACCCCGTGTGCCCGCTGTTCCGGCTGACGGGCGTCCTGTGCCCGGGCTGCGGCGGCCTGCGCAGCGCGCACGCCTTCGCGCACGGCGATCTGGTCACCGCTCTCGGGGCGAACGCGCTCGCGGTCGTGGGCTACTTCGTCTTCGCGGGGTTCATGGCCCTGTGGCTGGTCCGCGCGTTCCGCGGCGGGCCGACCCCGAGGATCGTCCTGCGGCGCCGGTACTGGTGGGCAATCGGTGCGCTGGCCCTGGTTTTCGTCATTGTCCGAAATCTCTCCTTCGGCTCCGCACTGGCGCCCTGAGCCCCCTGGGCAGGCCCTATGACGCACGGATTCCGAATGTCCAGTTACTGGGACGACGTCAACCGCGTGCGGAGGGCGACGCCTCCTGCGGATACCATTTGAGAGCCGACCTTGCGGTTGTACGTGTCTGCAAGGCGGCCGACCGTCATCGACCCGGAAGGGGGCCGCTCGCGTGAGTGTGCTCGACGAGATCATCGAAGGGGTCCGCGAAGACCTTGCCGAACGGCAGGCCCGCGTGAGCCTCGACGAGCTCAAGGAGCGTGCCGCCAAGGCGCCCCAGGCCAAGGACGGCGTCGCTGCCCTGCGCGGCGACAGCGTCAAGGTGATCTGCGAGGTCAAGCGCTCCAGCCCGTCCAAGGGCGCGCTGGCCGCCATCGCCGATCCGGCCGGGCTCGCCGCCGACTACGAGGCTGGCGGTGCGGCGGTCATCTCCGTCCTCACCGAGCAGCGCCGATTCGGCGGCTCGCTGGCCGACCTGGAGGCCGTCCGCGCCCGCGTGGACATCCCGATCCTGCGCAAGGACTTCATCGTCACGGCGTACCAGCTCTGGGAGGCCCGGGCCTACGGCGCCGACCTCGTCCTGCTGATCGTCGCGGCCCTGGAGCAGGAGGCCCTCGTCTCCCTCATCGAGCGGGCCGAGTCCATCGGTCTCACCCCGCTCGTCGAGGTCCACGACGAGGAGGAAGTGGAGCGCGCGGTCGCCGCGGGCGCCAAGATCATCGGCGTCAACGCCCGCAACCTCAAGGACCTCAAGGTCGACCGCTCCACCTTCGAGCGCGTCGTCGGCGAGATCCCGGACCACATCGTCAAGATCGCCGAGTCCGGCATCCGTGGCCCGCACGACCTGATCGCCTACGCCAACGAGGGCGCCGACGCCGTCCTCGTCGGGGAGTCGCTGGTGACCGGCCGCGACCCGAAGGCGGCCGTGGCCGACCTCGTCGCCGCAGGCGCCCACCCCGCACTGCGCCACGGGCGGAGCTGACCCGCACCCATGGCCCACGACCGCTCCTCCGTCCGCACCCGGCCGGGCTCCCGCCCGGTCGCCGTGCCGACGGCGCACGCGCCCCTGGCGCGCGGCTGCCGCCCTCGCGGCTGCCGCGCCCCGGCCCGGCGCGTCCACGGGCGGCGGGTCCGGTACGTGATCGGCTCCGAGCCCGGTCAGGTCAACGGCATGCGATGGCGCCGCGGAGGCGCGCTGTAACGAGGGCCGCAGCGGCCCGGTACGCGAGACGTACCGCGCCGCGGGCAGCTCCCGTACGGCCTGACGTCCCGGGCCGCCGGCTCCGGACGCGGGCCGCTCCGCACCGTACGCGCGACATCCCCCAGCGGGGTGTGCGCGGTACGCGCGGGCGGCGCAATACGGTGAATCCACCCCGCCGCATCTCGCACCCGTAGGAGCACTGGACATGTCCAGCGAGTTCTTCATTCCGGACCCGGAGGGTCACGTCCCCAACGCCGAGGGTTACTTCGGCGACTTCGGCGGCAAGTTCATCCCGGAGGCGCTCGTCGCCGCCGTGGACGAGGTCGCCGTCGAGTACGAGAAGGCCAAGGGCGACCCGGCCTTCGCGGACGAGCTCAACGACCTCATGGTCAACTACACCGGCCGCCCGAGCGCCCTCACCGAGGTGCCCCGCTTCGCCGAGCACGCCGGCGGCGCCCGGGTCTTCCTCAAGCGCGAGGACCTCAACCACACCGGCTCGCACAAGATCAACAACGTGCTGGGCCAGGCGCTGCTCACCAAGCGCATGGGCAAGACCCGCGTCATCGCCGAGACCGGCGCCGGACAGCACGGCGTGGCCACCGCCACCGCCTGCGCGCTCTTCGGCCTCGACTGCACCATCTACATGGGCGAGATCGACACCCAGCGCCAGGCCCTCAACGTCGCCCGCATGCGCATGCTGGGCGCCGAGGTCATCGCCGTGAAGTCCGGCTCGCGCACCCTCAAGGACGCGATCAACGAGGCGTTCCGCGACTGGGTCGCCAACGTGGACCGCACCCACTACCTCTTCGGTACGGTCGCCGGCCCGCACCCCTTCCCGGCCATGGTCCGCGACTTCCACCGGGTCATCGGAGTCGAGGCCCGCCGCCAGATCCTGGAGCGCGCCGGCCGGCTGCCCGACGCCGTCGCGGCCTGCGTCGGCGGCGGCTCCAACGCCATCGGCCTCTTCCACGCCTTCATCCCGGACACCGACGTCCGCCTGGTCGGCTTCGAGCCCGCCGGGCACGGCGTCGAGACCGGCGAGCACGCGGCCACGCTGACCGCGGGCGAGCCCGGGATCCTGCACGGCTCCCGCTCCTACGTCCTCCAGGACGAGGAGGGCCAGATCACCGAGCCGTACTCCATCTCGGCCGGCCTGGACTACCCGGGCATCGGCCCGGAGCACTCCTACCTCAAGGACTCCGGCCGCGGCGAGTACCGCGCGGTCACCGACGACGCGGCGATGCAGGCCCTGCGCCTGCTCTCGCGCACCGAGGGGATCATCCCGGCGATCGAGTCGGCGCACGCCCTCGCCGGTGCCCTGGACCTGGGCCGCGAGCTGGGCAAGGACGGCCTGATCGTCGTCAACCTGTCCGGTCGCGGCGACAAGGACATGGACACGGCCGCCCGCTACTTCGGGCTGTACGACACCGACGGTGAAGTCGCCGACAACGAGTTCTCCGAGGGGGACGACAAGTGAGCTCCACGCACGGGCGCGGCAACATCGAGCTGCTGAGCGCCACCCTCGCCAAGGCGAAGTCCGAGGACCGCGCGGCCCTCGTCGCCTACCTCCCCGCGGGCTTCCCGACCGTCGGCGGCGGCATCGAGGCGGTCAAGGCCGTCATCGCCGGAGGCGCGGACGTCGTCGAGATCGGCCTGCCGCACAGCGACCCGGTCCTCGACGGGCCGGTCATCCAGACCGCCGACGACATCGCCCTGCGGGGCGGCGTCAAGATCGCCGACGTGCTCCGCACGGTCCGCGAGGCCCACGAGGCGACCGGCGCCCCGATCCTGGTGATGACCTACTGGAACCCCATCGACCGCTACGGCGTCGAGCGGTTCACGGCCGAGCTGGCGGCCGCGGGCGGCGCCGGCTGCATCCTGCCCGACCTGCCGGTCCAGGAGTCCGCGCTGTGGCGCGAGCACGCGGAGAAGCACGGTCTGGCGACCGTCTTCGTCGTGGCTCCCAGCAGCAAGGACGCCCGCCTGGCCACCATCACGGCGGCCGGCTCCGGCTTCGTCTACGCCGCCTCCCTCATGGGAGTCACCGGAACCCGCGAGTCCGTCGGCAACCAGGCCGCGGACCTGGTGCGGCGCACCCGCGCCACCAGCGACCTGCCGGTCTGCGTCGGCCTCGGCGTCTCCAACGCCGCCCAGGCCAAGGAGGTCGCGGGCTTCGCCGACGGCGTGATCGTCGGCTCGGCCTTCGTGAAGCTGCTCCTGGACGCGCCGGACCTGCCGGCCGGACTGGACGCCGTACGGGCGCTCGCGGGCGAGCTCGCGCGGGGCGTACGCCGGAGCTGACGCCCGTTCGATCACAGGCACGGATGTCTGATCGGGTTCTGTAGCCCGATCGGGTGGAAGTGCGGGCAGGGAGGCACGCGAGTGCCTCCCTGCTTCGTTTGGCGGAGCGTGAGCGAGAAGAACGACGGTGCGAACCGCGATGCGACGAAACGATCGGCCCGGGAACGACTCCTCGTGGAGCGCGAGCGGCAGAAGACCCGGGACAAGCGACGGCGGACCCTCGTCGTGGCGGCGGCGGTGGTCGGCGTCCTCGGCCTGGCGACCGTCGTGGGCGTGATCGCGGCCAACACCGGCAAGAGCGGCTCCGCCAAGGCGGGCCCCGTGGTCGCCCCTTCCGGGGCCACCGGAAAGGACGCCCTCGCCATCCAGGTGGGCAAGCCCGAGGCGAAGTCCTCCCTCACCGTGTGGGAGGACTTCCGCTGCCCCTCCTGCAAGTTCTTCGAGGACAACTACCGCGACGTCATCCACGACCTGGAGGCCAAGGGGCTGCTCAAGGTCGACTACCACCTGGTCACGCTCATCGACCGGAGGATGGGCGGCAGCGGCTCGCTGAAGGCGGCCAACGCGGCCGCCTGCGCGCAGGACGCCGGCAAGTTCACCGAGTACCACGACCTCCTCTTCCAGAACCAGCCGCAGGAGGTCGACGACGCCTTCGGCAAGGACGCCAAGCTGCTGGAACTGGCGGGCAAGGTCGACGGGCTGGACACCCCCGCGTTCCGCTCGTGCGTCGAGGACGGCACGCACAACAGCTGGGTGACCAAGTCGGACGGCGCCTTCACCGCCGGACAGTTCCGCGGCACCCCGACCGTGCTTCTGAACGGCAAGGACATCCTTTCCGACCAGGCCAACCAGGTGACCCCGCAGAAGCTGAAGGAGCAGGTGGAAGCCGCGGCCGGGGTCGTGAAGCCGGCACCGTCCGCCAGCCCGACGCCCGGATCCGGGGGGAAGAACGGGGCCAAGGCCTCGTCGTCCGCGTCGCGGACGGGCTCCGGTTCGTCCGGTTCATCCGGCTCGTCCACCGGATCGTCCACCCGGTCCGGCGGCACCTCGACCGGGACCTCGAACGGCTCCTCGGGAGACTGATCACGGCCCGTTCCAGGTCTGGATTTGGTTTCGTCCTGCCGGGTGGGTTGCGGTGCGCACCGCCCGGCAGGGTAGCGTCATGTCTGCCATGGACATTGCTTACATCCCCAGTCCGTCGACCGGCGTGATCCATCTCGGACCGATCCCGCTCCGCGGCTACGCGTTCTGCATCATCATCGGCGTCTTCGTCGCCGTCTGGCTCGGCAACAAGCGGTGGATCGCGCGCGGCGGAAAGCCGGGCACGGTCGCGGACATCGCCGTGTGGGCCGTGCCCTTCGGCCTGGTCGGTGGTCGCCTCTACCACGTGATCACCGACTACCAGCTCTACTTCGGCGAGGGCCGGGACTGGGTCGACGCCTTCAAGATCTGGGAGGGCGGACTCGGCATCTGGGGCGCCATCGCGCTCGGCGCGGTGGGTGCCTGGATCGGCTGCCGCCTGCGCGGGATCCCGCTGCCGGCCTGGGCGGACGCCCTGGCCCCGGGTATCGCGCTGGCCCAGGCCTGCGGGCGCTGGGGCAACTGGTTCAACCAGGAGCTGTACGGCCGGGCCACCGATCTGCCGTGGGCGGTGGAGATCACCGCGGGCCCGAACCGGGACGCCGGGACCTACCACCCGACCTTCCTGTACGAGTCGCTGTGGTGCGTCGGCGTCGCGTTCCTGGTGATCTGGGCCGACCGCCGCTTCAAGCTCGGCCACGGACGGGCCTTCGCCCTGTACGTCGCCGCGTACTGCGTCGGCCGGGGCTGGATCGAGTACATGCGCGTCGACGAGGCGCACCACATCCTGGGCGTCCGGCTGAACGTCTGGACCTCGATCGTCGTCTTCGTGCTCGCGGTCGTCTACCTGGTGCTGTCGGCGAAGCTGCGGCCGGGCCGTGAGACGGTCGTCGAGCCGGACACCTCCGGCGGCAAGGACGGTGCCGACGCGGCTCCGGCCGACGCGGACGCCGCCACCGGGGCCGCTGACGCCGAGAAGCCCGAGCCCGCCGAGGCCAAGACGCCCGTCCTCACGAAGGACGCCCCCGCCAAGGCCGAGGCCGAGGCCGAAGCCCCGGAGCCGGGCAAGCGCTGACCTGACCGCTCCGCGAAGGGGGGTGCCGCATACAGCGGCACTCCCCTTCGCGTTCGCCCCATCCGGCCCCGCCGGCGTTTGAGGCGCGGGGTCCGGGGCGGAGCCCTGGGATACGGCGGCCGGGGTCAGCGGGCCGCCATGCGCGCGGCGAGGGCCAGGGTGCGGTGCGCCGCGGCCACCACCGCCGGATCCACGAACCGGCCGTCGGGCAGAGCCAGCGCACCCGGGGTGGCCCGGGCGGCGCTCAGCACCTCCACGGCGGAGCTGACCTCCTCGGGCGCCGGGAGGTAGGCCCGCTCGATCACCTGGAGCTGGCGCGGATGGATCGCCGCCCGGCCGAGGAACCCCAGGGCGCGGCCCCGGGCGCACGAGACGGCCAGCGACTCCAGGTCCCGGATGTCCGGGAACACCGACTGCGCCGGGGGAGCCAGCCCCGCCGCCCGGGCCGCGACCACCACCCGGGAGCGGCACCAGTCCAGGCCCGTCTCCGCGCTGACGGCCAGGTCGGCCCGCAGGTCCGCCTCGCCGAGGGAGAGCCCGCGCAGGGCGGGGTGCGCGCGGGCGATCTCGTAGGCGCGCTCCACGCCCACGGCCGATTCGAGCAGGGCGTGCAGGCTGACCCCGCCGGTGCGGTCGGCGACGGCCGTGATCTGCCCCGGGGCGCTGATCTTGGGCAGCCGCAGCCCCGCGAGGCCGTGCAGACCGCCGAGCGCGGTGAGGTCGGCGCCGCCCCAGGGGGAGTCCAGGGCGTTCACGCGGACGTGGACGGGGAGCGGGGGCCGTTCGGCCAGCAGCTCGGCGGTCGCGGCGCGGGCGTACTCCTTCCGTGAGGCCGGTACCGCGTCCTCCAGGTCGACGATGACGGCGTCCGCCCCGCAGCCGAGGGCCTTGGCGACCACCTCCGGGCGGTCTCCGGGCGCGTACAGCCAGGTCAGGATCACAGGGCTCCCTCGGTCCGCAGTGCGGTGATCTCGGACCCGGTCAGTCCGAGCTCGGTCAGGACCTCGTCGGTGTCCGCGCCGTGCGGGCGGCCCGCCCAGCGGATCCCGCCGGGGGTCTCGGAGAGCCGGAAGAGGATGTTCTGCATGCGGAGCGGGCCCAGCTCCGGGTCCTCGACCTCGGTGACGGTGTCGAGGGCGGCGAACTGCGGGTCGGCCATCACGTCCCGGACGTCGTAGACCTGGGCGACGGCCGCCTCGGCGTCCTCGAACGCGGCGACGACCTCCTCGGCCTTGTGCCGGGCGATCCAGCCGCCGACCGCGTCGTCCAGTACATCCGCGTGCCGGGCCCGCCCGGCGCCGGTCGCGAACCAGGGCTCGGCGATCAGCTCGGGCCGGCCCACCAGCCGCACGACCCGTTCGGCGATGGACTGCGCGGAGGCGGAGACCGCCAGCCAGCGGCCGTCGGCGCTGCGGTAGGTGTTGCGGGGGGCGTTGTTCGCGGAGCGGTTGCCGGTGCGCGGCTGGACGTAGCCGAGCTGGTC is a window encoding:
- a CDS encoding DUF2752 domain-containing protein, whose protein sequence is MSGENQQVDAFRTPDAPPSPTPVPAGPGQPGPASPSRAMRLAVPAFYLAGVTAAFAYVGAVDPNEPGHYPVCPLFRLTGVLCPGCGGLRSAHAFAHGDLVTALGANALAVVGYFVFAGFMALWLVRAFRGGPTPRIVLRRRYWWAIGALALVFVIVRNLSFGSALAP
- the trpC gene encoding indole-3-glycerol phosphate synthase TrpC; this encodes MSVLDEIIEGVREDLAERQARVSLDELKERAAKAPQAKDGVAALRGDSVKVICEVKRSSPSKGALAAIADPAGLAADYEAGGAAVISVLTEQRRFGGSLADLEAVRARVDIPILRKDFIVTAYQLWEARAYGADLVLLIVAALEQEALVSLIERAESIGLTPLVEVHDEEEVERAVAAGAKIIGVNARNLKDLKVDRSTFERVVGEIPDHIVKIAESGIRGPHDLIAYANEGADAVLVGESLVTGRDPKAAVADLVAAGAHPALRHGRS
- the trpM gene encoding tryptophan biosynthesis modulator TrpM, whose translation is MAHDRSSVRTRPGSRPVAVPTAHAPLARGCRPRGCRAPARRVHGRRVRYVIGSEPGQVNGMRWRRGGAL
- the trpB gene encoding tryptophan synthase subunit beta yields the protein MSSEFFIPDPEGHVPNAEGYFGDFGGKFIPEALVAAVDEVAVEYEKAKGDPAFADELNDLMVNYTGRPSALTEVPRFAEHAGGARVFLKREDLNHTGSHKINNVLGQALLTKRMGKTRVIAETGAGQHGVATATACALFGLDCTIYMGEIDTQRQALNVARMRMLGAEVIAVKSGSRTLKDAINEAFRDWVANVDRTHYLFGTVAGPHPFPAMVRDFHRVIGVEARRQILERAGRLPDAVAACVGGGSNAIGLFHAFIPDTDVRLVGFEPAGHGVETGEHAATLTAGEPGILHGSRSYVLQDEEGQITEPYSISAGLDYPGIGPEHSYLKDSGRGEYRAVTDDAAMQALRLLSRTEGIIPAIESAHALAGALDLGRELGKDGLIVVNLSGRGDKDMDTAARYFGLYDTDGEVADNEFSEGDDK
- the trpA gene encoding tryptophan synthase subunit alpha, encoding MSSTHGRGNIELLSATLAKAKSEDRAALVAYLPAGFPTVGGGIEAVKAVIAGGADVVEIGLPHSDPVLDGPVIQTADDIALRGGVKIADVLRTVREAHEATGAPILVMTYWNPIDRYGVERFTAELAAAGGAGCILPDLPVQESALWREHAEKHGLATVFVVAPSSKDARLATITAAGSGFVYAASLMGVTGTRESVGNQAADLVRRTRATSDLPVCVGLGVSNAAQAKEVAGFADGVIVGSAFVKLLLDAPDLPAGLDAVRALAGELARGVRRS
- a CDS encoding DsbA family protein yields the protein MSEKNDGANRDATKRSARERLLVERERQKTRDKRRRTLVVAAAVVGVLGLATVVGVIAANTGKSGSAKAGPVVAPSGATGKDALAIQVGKPEAKSSLTVWEDFRCPSCKFFEDNYRDVIHDLEAKGLLKVDYHLVTLIDRRMGGSGSLKAANAAACAQDAGKFTEYHDLLFQNQPQEVDDAFGKDAKLLELAGKVDGLDTPAFRSCVEDGTHNSWVTKSDGAFTAGQFRGTPTVLLNGKDILSDQANQVTPQKLKEQVEAAAGVVKPAPSASPTPGSGGKNGAKASSSASRTGSGSSGSSGSSTGSSTRSGGTSTGTSNGSSGD
- the lgt gene encoding prolipoprotein diacylglyceryl transferase, which translates into the protein MDIAYIPSPSTGVIHLGPIPLRGYAFCIIIGVFVAVWLGNKRWIARGGKPGTVADIAVWAVPFGLVGGRLYHVITDYQLYFGEGRDWVDAFKIWEGGLGIWGAIALGAVGAWIGCRLRGIPLPAWADALAPGIALAQACGRWGNWFNQELYGRATDLPWAVEITAGPNRDAGTYHPTFLYESLWCVGVAFLVIWADRRFKLGHGRAFALYVAAYCVGRGWIEYMRVDEAHHILGVRLNVWTSIVVFVLAVVYLVLSAKLRPGRETVVEPDTSGGKDGADAAPADADAATGAADAEKPEPAEAKTPVLTKDAPAKAEAEAEAPEPGKR
- a CDS encoding HpcH/HpaI aldolase/citrate lyase family protein, translated to MILTWLYAPGDRPEVVAKALGCGADAVIVDLEDAVPASRKEYARAATAELLAERPPLPVHVRVNALDSPWGGADLTALGGLHGLAGLRLPKISAPGQITAVADRTGGVSLHALLESAVGVERAYEIARAHPALRGLSLGEADLRADLAVSAETGLDWCRSRVVVAARAAGLAPPAQSVFPDIRDLESLAVSCARGRALGFLGRAAIHPRQLQVIERAYLPAPEEVSSAVEVLSAARATPGALALPDGRFVDPAVVAAAHRTLALAARMAAR